A region from the Cannabis sativa cultivar Pink pepper isolate KNU-18-1 chromosome 9, ASM2916894v1, whole genome shotgun sequence genome encodes:
- the LOC133031325 gene encoding uncharacterized protein LOC133031325: MHGREEKALHLAWGTPEDSYSKLPNYLHMLQLRNPGTIMDFVVEDGRFKYCFFSLGSCVRGFRFCRPVVCVDGSFLKTRYGGQMLCAVALDVRSHIFSIAFAIIDNIVFPDAHHDACYHHIIMNVNHKFKTNVFTNHIYTCAYTYSKLEFHKEFENIRAMNVAVAQYLEEIGFEKFVWSYFSGVRYNVMTRNWVESFNNTTKDATGFSIIAAIVFLRSKVQQWFATRKEKADKPYMFQVHLGGTVQTGVVVDLQE; encoded by the exons ATGCATGGACGTGAAGAGAAGGCACTACACCTAGCTTGGGGTACACCTGAAGATTCGTACTCAAAGTTACCTAATTACTTGCACATGCTACAGTTGAGAAATCCAGGTACCatcatggattttgtggtagagGATGGTCGCTTCAAGTATTGTTTCTTCTCTCTTGGTTCTTGTGTCCGGGGGTTTAGGTTTTGTCGACCTGTTGTATGCGTTGATGGGTCTTTCTTGAAGACTAGGTATGGTGGGCAAATGTTGTGTGCAGTGGCACTGGATGTAAGGAGCCATATCTTTTCGATAGCTTTCGCTATAATTGATA ATATCGTGTTCCCTGATGCACACCACGATGCATGCTACCACCACATTATTATGAACGTCAACCATAAGTTCAAGACTAACGtcttcacgaatcacatttacacATGTGCCTACACGTATtcaaaattagagtttcataaaGAATTTGAGAACATTCGAGCAATGAATGTTGCGGTTGCACAATATCTTGAGGAAATTGGATTTGAAAAATTTGTTTGGTCGTACTTTTCAGGGGTACGTTACAATGTAATGACGAGAAACTGGGTTGAGAGCTTCAACAACACAACTAAGGACGCAACAGGCTTCTCGATCATTGCTGCTATAGTGTTCCTTAGGTCCAAAGTGCAACAGTGGTTTGCTACACGAAAAGAAAAAGCTGACAA ACCTTACATGTTCCAGGTTCACCTTGGAGGAACAGTGCAGACCGGTGTCGTAGTGGACTTGCAGGAATAG